In Streptomyces sclerotialus, the DNA window CCGTAGCCGTCCAGGAAGGTGCCGATGCGGGTCACCGCGTCCGTCAGATCGTCCTTGTTCGGCAGCGTGACCAGGCGGAAGTGGTCCGGCTCCGGCCAGTTGAAGCCCGTACCGTGCACGATCATGATCTTCTCGGCGCGCAACAGGTCGAGCACCATCTGCCGGTCGTCCTTGATCTTGTAGACCTTCGGGTCCAGCCGCGGGAACGCGTACAGCGCACCCTTGGGCTTCACGCAGCTGACGCCCGGGATCTGCGAGAGCAGGTCGAACGCGGCGTCCCGCTGCTCCAGCAGCCGGCCGCCCGGCAGCACCAGGTCGTTGATCGACTGCCGGCCGCCGAGGGCCGTGGCCACCGCGTGCTGGGCCGGCATGTTGGCGCACAGCCGCATGTTCGCCAGGATCGTCAGCCCCTCGATGTACGAGGAGGCGTGCGCCTTCGGGCCGCAGACCGCGAGCCAGCCGCTGCGGTAGCCCGCCACCCGGTACGCCTTGGACATGCCGTTGAAGGTCAGCGTCAGCAGGTCGGGGGCGAGGGCCGCGAACGGCGTGTGGGTCACACCGTCGTAGAGGATCTTGTCGTAGATCTCGTCGGCGCAGACGATCAGATTGTGCCGGCGGGCGATCTCCGCGATGCCGCGCAGCAGCTCGTCGTCGTACACCGCGCCCGTGGGGTTGTTCGGGTTGATGACGACGATGGCCTTGGTGCGGTCGGTGACCTTCCGCTCGATGTCGGCCAGGTCCGGCATCCAGTCCGCCTGCTCGTCGCAGCGGTAGTGCACGGCCGTACCGCCCGACAGCGACACCGACGCCGTCCACAGCGGATAGTCCGGGGCCGGCACCAGCACCTCGTCGCCGTCGTCCAGCAGTGCCTGCATCGACATCTGGATGAGCTCCGAGACGCCGTTGCCGAGGTAGATGTCGTCGACCGAGAGCTCGATGCCGCGCGTCTGGTAGTGCTGCATCACCGCGCGCCGCGCGGACAGCAGACCCTTGGCGTCGCCGTAGCCGTGCGACGTACCGACGGTGCGGAGGATGTCCTCCAGGATCTCCGGCGGGCACTCGAAGCCGAACGCGGCGGGGTTGCCGGTGTTGAGCTTGAGGATGCGATGACCTGCCGCCTCCAGCCGCATCGCCTCCTCAAGAACCGGGCCACGGATCTCGTAGCAGACATTGGCGAGCTTGGTTGACTGGATCACCTGCATGTCCGCCACCTTACGGGCGTCCTACGAGGGCCGCCCGGTGTTATGTGCCACGCGCACGGCGGTACGGGCGCGGACGCCGGGTGGCGTTCCGCGCCCCTCGCTGCACATTCCAAGCCCCGGGCGACACGCGGCCGATTTTTCGCAAGTGGTCACCTTCGCGCGCTTCGCCATCGAAGCCGGACAACGGAATCCGCAGGTCGACCGGCCCTACGCCCGGACGCGGTGTGAGCTTCGACTCAGCCGCGGGCGCCGGGTGTCCGCCGTACCGACCGGCCCGCGAGGACGTCCGTACGCGTGCCGTCCTCGATCACGAAGCGGCCGTCGATCAGTACGTGCGGGATGCCGGCCGGGAGCGTGCGCGGCTCCTCGAAGGTCGACCCGGCGGCCACCGTCTCCGGGTCGAACAGCACCAGGTCCGCGCGGTAGCCCGCGCGGACGAGCCCGCGGTCCGGCAGCCGCAGCCGGGCCGCGGCGCGCCCCGTGAGGTGCGCGACGCACTCCTCCAGCGAGAGGATGCCCAGCTCACGGACGTACCGGCCGAGGTACTGGGGGAACGTCCCGTACGCCCGCGGGTGCGGCTTGGCGCCCTGGAGGATGCCGTCGCTGCCGCCCGTGTGCACGCGGTGCCGCATGATCTGCCGGACGTTCTCCTCGTGCCCGACGTGCTGCAGGATCGTCGAGCCGAGCCGGTCCTCGACGAGCAGCCGGCGGGCCGTGACCCACGGCTCCTCGCCGCGCTCGGCCGCGCTCGCGGCCACCGTCTTCCCGACGTACTCCGTGAGCGCGGGGTTCGAGACGCCGGAGATCTCGATCGTGTCCCACTCCATCGGGACGCCGTGGCAGCCGTCCGCGCCCTCGACCTCCATCACGTGCCGGATGCGGGCCGCCTCGGCGTCGTCGTGCAGCCGGGCCAGGATGGCCTCGGGCCCGCCCTCGCTCGCCCAGCTCGGCAGCATCGCGACCAGCGTCGTGCAGCCGGGGGTGTAGGGGTAGGTGTCGAGGCTGATGTCCGCGCCGGAGTCCAGGGCCTTGTCCAGCAGCGTCAGCAGCTCGGGCGCCCGGCCCTTGTTCACGCCGAAGTTCATGGTGGCGTGCGCGAGGTGCAGCGCACAGCCCGCCTCCCGCGTGAGACCGACCATCTCCTCGTACGCCTGGAGCGCGCCCGCGCCGTACGAGCGGTGGTGCGGGCAGTAGTAACCCTCGTAGCGGGCCACCACCCGGCACAGCTCGGTCAGCTCGGCGTCCGAGGCGTACATGCCCGGGGTGTAGGTGAGGCCGGAGGACAGGCCCACGGCGCCCTGCTCCAGACCCTCGGCCACCAGCTGCTTCATGTGGGCCAGCTCGGCGTCGGTGGCGGCCCTGTCGTCCCAGCCCAGCGCCAGCATCCGGACCGTGCCCTGCGGGATCAGGTACGCGGCGTTGACCGCTATGCCCTGGCCGTCGAACCCGTGGTCCAGCCGGTCCAGGTACTCGCCGACCGAGCGCCAGCTGAAGTCGATGTCCGCTCCGTCGCCGTTCCACCCCGCGATCTGGGCGCGGACCTCGGCGAGGGTCCGGTCGTCGACGGGTGCGTACGACAGGCCGTCCTGGCCGATGACCTCCAGGGTGACGCCTTGTGCGGCTTTCGCCTCGTGGGCCGGGTCACGCAGCAGGGCGAGGTCGCTGTGGGCGTGCATGTCGATGAAACCGGGGGCCAGCGCCAGGCCGGTCGCGTCGACGGTGCGGCGGGCCGACGGGCGGTCGCCGCCGTCCGGCTCGCGGTGGATCGCGGCGATCCGGCCCTCGGCCAGGGCCACGTCTGCGCGGTACGAGGGGCCGCCGGAACCGTCGATGACGCGTACGTCGCGCAGAACGGTGTCCATGAGGTGTTGCCTTTCCTCAGGCCGGTGCGGGGGACGCGGTCTGCGGCCGCGTCGTCCTCGAGCGCCGGACGGGCTGGAGGGGGATCAGAAGAACGTGCGGACGAACTCCGAGACCGTGCCGTCGGCCTCGACCAGGGGGATGAGCTGCCACTTGTCAAAGGACGTGCACGGGTGGGACAGGCCCATCCCGACCCAGTCGCCGACCTCCAGCTCGGTGCCGGGCTCGGTGCGGAGCCAGGCGTGCTGGTCGGAGAGGCCGGTCACGGCGACGCCCGTGGCGGGCCGCACGGAGCCGTCCCGGCCGGACCGCACCACCTGCGCCTCGGGCAGGTCCAGGTCGTACGCCGCGTCCCGCTTGCCCGCGTTGGCGAACGCCTGCTCGCCGTTGGGGCGCGAGACGACCTGCGCCCACAGCCGGAAGGCGGGCTGCAGGGCGCCCTCGTCGGGGTGCCGGTTGAAGGGGGTGAGGTGGCGGTAGTGGCCGTCGTCGTGCGAGACGTACGCGCCGGAGCGCAGCAGCTTCAGCACCGGCCGGGACAGCTCGGGCACCTCGGCGAAGACCTCGGCGACCGTGTCGAACCAGGCGCTGCCGCCCGCGCTCAGCACGATCTCGTCCAGGTCGGCGAAGCGGCCCGACTTGTCGAGGTCGACGACGAGCGCCACGAGGCGGCGCAGCCAGGCGGCCACCCGCTCGGCGTCCGCGTCCGGCACCTCGCCCTCGTACCCGGCGATGCCGACCAGGCGGAGGGTGTCCGCGGCGGCGATGGCGTTGGCCAGGTCCAGGCAGGTGGCCTCGTCCCGTACGCCGGTACGGGCGGCGTCACCGGCGCCCAGCTCGATGACGACGTCGACCGGGCGGGAGGCGCCGGCCTCGCGCAGCGCGGCGTCCATCAGCTCGATGCCGCGGAGCGAGTCGACGTAGCAGATGAAGCGGAAGTCCGGGTCGGCGTCGAGCTCGCCGGCCAGCCAGCGCAGCGCGGCGGCGTCGACCAGCTCGTTGGCGAGGAAGATCCGCTGGATGCCGAAGGCGCGGTAGACGCGGGCCTGGTGCGGTACGGCCGCCGTGATGCCCCAGGCGCCGTGCGCCAGCTGGCGGGCGAAGAGCTGGGGGGACATCGAGGTCTTGCCGTGCGGCGCGAAGGCGAGGCCGTGCCGGGCGGACCAGTCCTCCATGAGCGCGAGGTTGTGCTCGACCGACTCGGCGGAGAGGGCCAGGACCGGGGTGGTGAAGCCGCCGGTGAAGAGGTTGCGGCGCTGGGCCGCCAGGGCGCCGACCGTGAGTCCCTCCGCGTCCGGGGGGAGGGCCTTGAAGCGGTGGTCCACCCGTTCGTCGGCGAGCTGTCCGACGGCGCTGTCGGACCGGGGATCGGCGGCCATGGGGATCTCCTCAAATTCCTTGTTGCATCATCTGCAACGCCCATTGCGCATATCGCTGAGTGCTGTCTAGCATCCGATTCATCGTCGGGTCAATGGTGGGAAACCTTGTGACATCAAGGGCGCTGAACGCGCGTCCGTCACCCACCACGGCCCCGCAGCACACACCGCGAGGAGCAGGGAAACACCGTGACCACAGCGACCACGCCACCGCACGTCCCCGCCGACGTCGTCTGTCTGGGCGAGTCCATGGTCACCTTCCTGCCCGCACGCCCCGGCAGACTCGCCGACGTGCCCTCCTTCGACCGTGGCATCGGCGGCGCCGAGTCCAACGTGGCCTGCGCCCTGGCCGCCATCGGGCACACCGCGCGGTGGATCTCCCGGGTCGGCACGGACGGCTTCGGCGACCACCTCCTGGAGACCATCGCCGCGCACGGGGTCGACGTCGCGCACGTCCAGCGCGACCCGCGGCGCCCCACCGGCATCTACTTCCGTACCGCGGGCGAGCGCGCCACCGGCGCGGAGGGGGAGCCGGACGGGGAGCGGCTCGCCGAGGTCGTCTACTACCGCGCCGGCTCCGCCGCCTCGGCGCTCACCCCGGACCTGCTCGACGAACGGGCCCTGTGGGACGCCCGCGTCGTCCACGTCACCGGCATCACCGCGGCCCTCTCCGACGGCTGCCTCGACGTCCTGAGGACGATCACCGAACGCCGGCACGGGCGCCCCCTGGTCTCCTTCGACCTCAACTACCGCGTCGGCCTCTGGCAGGACCGCGCCGACCGGGCGCCCGGCACCCTCCTCGGCCTCGCCCGCGGCTGCGACCTGGTCTTCGTCGGCGAGGACGAGGCCGCGGCCGCCTGGGACGTGCACGGCCCCGCCGCCGTGCGCGAAGCCCTGCCCGAGCCCGGCGTCCTCGTCGTCAAGCAGGGCAGCGAGGGCGCCACGGTGTACGAGCGGCAGGCGGACGGCACCGACACCGTGACCTTCGCGCCCGCGCTCAAGGTCGACGTGACCGCGCCGGTCGGCGCCGGTGACGCCTTCGCCGCCGGGTTCCTCTCCGCTACCCTGCGCGGCCTGCCCGTCTTCGACCGGATACGGCACGGCCACCTCATGGCCGCCGCCTCCCTCACCGTCCCCGGCGACCTGGGCACCCCGCCCGCCCGGGAGCTCGCCGACCACCTCGTCGCGCTCACCCCCGAAGACTGGGGCACACTGCGACTCGGCCCCGGCTGGACGGAGAGCGGGGCCGAGGAAGTACGGGTGGAGGTCCCTACGTCATGAGTCAGACAGTCGACCGCGCACTGAGCATCCTGCCGCTGCTCGCGCAGGGGCCGGCCAACCTGGAGCAGGTCGCCGACCGGCTGGGCGTGCACAAGTCCACGGCCCTGCGGCTGCTGCGCACCCTGCACGAGCACGGCATGGTCTACCGCCAGGCCGACCAGCGCTACCGCCTGGGCGCCCGGCTCTTCGCCCTCGCCCAGGAAGCGGTGGAGAACCTCGACGTCCGCGACATCGCCCACCCCCACCTGGTCGAGCTCAACGAGAAGGTCGGCCACACCGTCCACCTCGCGGTGTACGAGGAGAACGAGGTCCTCTACATCGACAAGGTCGAGAGCCGCTACCCGGTACGGATGTACTCGCGCATCGGCAAGCCCGTCGCGATCACCGTCGCCGCGGTCGCCAAGCTGCTGCTCGCCGACCTTCCCGAGGCCGAGCGGCGCGCCGTCGCCGAACGGCTCGACTACCCCCAGTACACGGCCCGTTCGACACCCGACGCCACGGCCTTCCTGGCCGAGCTGGCCAAGGTGCGCGAACAGGGCTGGGCCACCGACCTCGGTGGCCACGAGGAGTCCATCAACTGCATCGGGGCACCCATCCGCGGTGCGGACGGCCGGCTGGTCGCGGCGATGTCGGTCTCCGCGCCGAACGTCGTCGTCTCCGCCGAGGAACTCCTCGCCCTGCTCCCGCTGGTACGCCGTACCGCGGACGCCATCAGCCGGGAGTACTCCGGCAACGGCCCGGTAAGAACCCCACAGGACCACAAGGAAGCCTGAGAACCACCATGACCGAGAAGACCGCCCTCACCCCGGCCACCCACACCACCCCGCCCGCCAAGTTCTCCCACGGTGTCAAGAAGGGCAACATCCTTCAGGTCGCCGGCCAGGTCGGCTTCCTCCCCGCCGAGGAGGGCAAGGCCCCCACCCCCGCGGGCCCGACCCTGCGCGAGCAGACCCTCCAGACCTTCGCCAACGTCAAGGCGATCCTCGAAGAGGGCGGCGCCACCTGGGACGACGTCATGATGATGCGCGTCTACCTCACCGACGTCGACCACTTCGCCGAGATGAACGAGATCTACAACGCCTACTTCGAGGAGCAGGGCCTGAAGGAGGCACCGGCCGCCCGTACGACGGTGTACGTCGGCCTGCCCAAGGGCCTGCTCATCGAGATCGACGCGCTCGCCGTCCTGAGCTGAGCCGCGCGACCCCTCCCGCTTCCGCACGGAAAGAGGCCCGGTCCCCTTGCCGTTAGCGCGAGTCCACCCCCCGCACCTGCACGACCTGCCGCACGGCGCGGCGTCCCGTACCGACGGGGCGCCGTGCCGCGGTCCCCCCTGCCTGGAAAACCCCTGCCTGACAACGGAGTCCTGCCATGTTCCTCGCCGCGGCCCCCACCCCAGCGCCACCACCGCACACCGGCGGACTGCTCGCGCTCATACCCGGTACGCCCGGACTGCTCACCGTCGCAGCCCTCGGCATCGTCCTGCTGCTCGTCCTCATCATCAAGGTCCGGCTGCAGCCCTTCGTCGCGCTGCTGGCCGTCTCCATCGCGGTCGGCCTGGCCGCCGGCCTCTCCGTCACCGAACTCTTCGGCACCGTCCAGAAGTCCGACGTCGTCTCGATGATCGAGAGCGGCATGGGCGGCATCCTCGGACACGTCGCGATCATCATCGGCCTGGGCACGATGCTCGGCGCGATCCTGGAGGTCTCCGGCGGCGCCGAGGTGCTCAGCGCCCGCCTGCTGCGTCTCTTCGGTGAGCGGCGCGCGCCCCTCGCGATGGGTCTCACCGGCCTGATCTTCGGTATCCCGGTCTTCTTCGACGTCGGCATCTTCGTGCTCGCGCCGATCGTCTACGCGGCCGCCAAACGGTCCGGCAAGTCGGTCGTCCTCTACGCCATGCCGCTGCTGGCCGGCCTGTCCATGACCCACGCCTTCCTGCCGCCGCACCCGGGTCCGGTCGCCGCGGCCGGTCTCTTCAAGGTCGACCTGGGCTGGATCATCCTGATGGGCCTGGTCTGCGGCATCCCGGCCGTACTCGCCGCCTGGGCGTACGCCGCGTGGATCGGCAAGCGGGTCCTCGTGCCCGTACCGCAGGACATGGTCGAGGCCGCCGAGGAGGCCAAGGCCGCGGTCGCCGCGGAGAAGGCGGCGGCGGGCGTCGACGCCGAGGAGAAGCCGGTACCGCTGGGCACCGTCCTCGCCATCATCGGCACCCCGTTGATCCTCATCCTGCTCGCGACCTTCTCCTCCATCGCGCTGGAGCCGTCCTCGGGCCGCTCGGTCATCGAGTTCTTCGGCCACCCCTTCACCGCGCTGACCATCGCGCTGATCCTGGCGTACTACCTCCTGGGCATCCGCCGCGGCTGGTCCCGCAAGTCCCTGGAGACGGTCTCCACCGCGTCCCTGAAGCCGGTCGGCAACATCCTGCTGGTCGTCGGCGCGGGCGGGATCTTCGGCGCGGTCCTCAAGGGCAGCGGCGTCGCGGATGCCCTCTCCGACACCTTCCACGATGTCGGCCTGCCGGTCATCGTGCTGGCCTGGCTGCTCTCGGTCGTCCTCCGCGTCGCGCAGGGCTCCGCGACGGTCGCCATCGTCACGACCGCCGGCATCGTCCTCCCCCTGGTCGAGTCCCAGCACCTCTCGCAGCCGCACCTGGCCCTGGTCATCATGGCCATCTCGGCGGGCTCGATCTTCGCCTCGCACGTGAACGACGGCGGTTTCTGGATGGTGTCGAAGTACTTCGGGATCTCCGAACGCGACACCCTCAAGACCTGGACGGTCCTGGAGTCGGTGCTCTCCGTCGCCGGCTTCGTGGTCGCCGCACTCGTCAGTCTGGTGATCTGACGCCCCATTGCCTTGCCGCCCCGGCGCCCGGAGTATGTGCATGACAACACCGGGGGGTGAAACCTCCGGTACGCATATCGGAGAGGACCCCACATGCACAGACCTCTCAGCGGCGCTCTCGCCGGCGCCGTACTCGGTGCGGCCGCCCTCGTGGGCGCCGGGGCCGGGCCCGCCGTGGCCGACGCGCACCTGCCCGGCACCGGCAGTCAGCAGGCCGGAGACCGGCAGGCCGTGGCCCAGGCTGAGGTTCAGCTCACGCAGCACAAGGTGAAGCAGCCCAGGGCCGTCAGCTTCGCCGGCACCGTGGCGCTCAGCAACTGCTCCGGTTCGGTGGTGCGGCTGCCGGTCTCCCAGGACACCGACAAGGCGCTGGTCATGTCCAACGGCCACTGTCTGGAGTCGGGCATGCCGGGCGCCGGCGAGGTCGTCGTCGACAAGCCGTCCAGCCGCAGCTTCACCCTCCTCAGCGCGTCCGGCGGCAACAAGGGAACGGTGCGGGCCAGCAAGATCGCGTACGCGACGATGACGGACACCGACGTCTCGCTGTACGAACTCACCTCCACGTACGCGGACATCAAGCGCAAGTACGGCATCAACGCGCTGGAGCTGGCGACCACGCGCCCGGCCCAGGGTGCGGCGATCAGCGTCGTCTCCGGCTACTGGAAGAAGATCTACTCCTGCAATGTCGACGGCTTCGCGCCGACCCTGAAGGAGGGGGAGTGGACCTGGAAGGACTCGGTCCGCTACACCTCCGGCTGCGACATCATCGGCGGCACCTCCGGCTCGCCGGTGGTCGACAACGCCACCGGCAAGGTCGCGGCGGTCAACAACACCCTCAACGAGGACGGCGGGCGCTGCACGCTGAACAACCCGTGCGAGGTGGACGCGAACGGCCAGGTGACCGTCCACCAGGGCATCGGCTACGCCCAGCAGACGTACGGCATACCGAAGTGCTTCGGTACGGGCAACAAGCTCGACCTG includes these proteins:
- a CDS encoding sugar kinase; the encoded protein is MVTFLPARPGRLADVPSFDRGIGGAESNVACALAAIGHTARWISRVGTDGFGDHLLETIAAHGVDVAHVQRDPRRPTGIYFRTAGERATGAEGEPDGERLAEVVYYRAGSAASALTPDLLDERALWDARVVHVTGITAALSDGCLDVLRTITERRHGRPLVSFDLNYRVGLWQDRADRAPGTLLGLARGCDLVFVGEDEAAAAWDVHGPAAVREALPEPGVLVVKQGSEGATVYERQADGTDTVTFAPALKVDVTAPVGAGDAFAAGFLSATLRGLPVFDRIRHGHLMAAASLTVPGDLGTPPARELADHLVALTPEDWGTLRLGPGWTESGAEEVRVEVPTS
- a CDS encoding GntP family permease; this translates as MFLAAAPTPAPPPHTGGLLALIPGTPGLLTVAALGIVLLLVLIIKVRLQPFVALLAVSIAVGLAAGLSVTELFGTVQKSDVVSMIESGMGGILGHVAIIIGLGTMLGAILEVSGGAEVLSARLLRLFGERRAPLAMGLTGLIFGIPVFFDVGIFVLAPIVYAAAKRSGKSVVLYAMPLLAGLSMTHAFLPPHPGPVAAAGLFKVDLGWIILMGLVCGIPAVLAAWAYAAWIGKRVLVPVPQDMVEAAEEAKAAVAAEKAAAGVDAEEKPVPLGTVLAIIGTPLILILLATFSSIALEPSSGRSVIEFFGHPFTALTIALILAYYLLGIRRGWSRKSLETVSTASLKPVGNILLVVGAGGIFGAVLKGSGVADALSDTFHDVGLPVIVLAWLLSVVLRVAQGSATVAIVTTAGIVLPLVESQHLSQPHLALVIMAISAGSIFASHVNDGGFWMVSKYFGISERDTLKTWTVLESVLSVAGFVVAALVSLVI
- a CDS encoding IclR family transcriptional regulator, with amino-acid sequence MSQTVDRALSILPLLAQGPANLEQVADRLGVHKSTALRLLRTLHEHGMVYRQADQRYRLGARLFALAQEAVENLDVRDIAHPHLVELNEKVGHTVHLAVYEENEVLYIDKVESRYPVRMYSRIGKPVAITVAAVAKLLLADLPEAERRAVAERLDYPQYTARSTPDATAFLAELAKVREQGWATDLGGHEESINCIGAPIRGADGRLVAAMSVSAPNVVVSAEELLALLPLVRRTADAISREYSGNGPVRTPQDHKEA
- a CDS encoding amino acid deaminase codes for the protein MAADPRSDSAVGQLADERVDHRFKALPPDAEGLTVGALAAQRRNLFTGGFTTPVLALSAESVEHNLALMEDWSARHGLAFAPHGKTSMSPQLFARQLAHGAWGITAAVPHQARVYRAFGIQRIFLANELVDAAALRWLAGELDADPDFRFICYVDSLRGIELMDAALREAGASRPVDVVIELGAGDAARTGVRDEATCLDLANAIAAADTLRLVGIAGYEGEVPDADAERVAAWLRRLVALVVDLDKSGRFADLDEIVLSAGGSAWFDTVAEVFAEVPELSRPVLKLLRSGAYVSHDDGHYRHLTPFNRHPDEGALQPAFRLWAQVVSRPNGEQAFANAGKRDAAYDLDLPEAQVVRSGRDGSVRPATGVAVTGLSDQHAWLRTEPGTELEVGDWVGMGLSHPCTSFDKWQLIPLVEADGTVSEFVRTFF
- a CDS encoding pyridoxal phosphate-dependent aminotransferase; amino-acid sequence: MQVIQSTKLANVCYEIRGPVLEEAMRLEAAGHRILKLNTGNPAAFGFECPPEILEDILRTVGTSHGYGDAKGLLSARRAVMQHYQTRGIELSVDDIYLGNGVSELIQMSMQALLDDGDEVLVPAPDYPLWTASVSLSGGTAVHYRCDEQADWMPDLADIERKVTDRTKAIVVINPNNPTGAVYDDELLRGIAEIARRHNLIVCADEIYDKILYDGVTHTPFAALAPDLLTLTFNGMSKAYRVAGYRSGWLAVCGPKAHASSYIEGLTILANMRLCANMPAQHAVATALGGRQSINDLVLPGGRLLEQRDAAFDLLSQIPGVSCVKPKGALYAFPRLDPKVYKIKDDRQMVLDLLRAEKIMIVHGTGFNWPEPDHFRLVTLPNKDDLTDAVTRIGTFLDGYGQY
- a CDS encoding N-acyl-D-amino-acid deacylase family protein produces the protein MDTVLRDVRVIDGSGGPSYRADVALAEGRIAAIHREPDGGDRPSARRTVDATGLALAPGFIDMHAHSDLALLRDPAHEAKAAQGVTLEVIGQDGLSYAPVDDRTLAEVRAQIAGWNGDGADIDFSWRSVGEYLDRLDHGFDGQGIAVNAAYLIPQGTVRMLALGWDDRAATDAELAHMKQLVAEGLEQGAVGLSSGLTYTPGMYASDAELTELCRVVARYEGYYCPHHRSYGAGALQAYEEMVGLTREAGCALHLAHATMNFGVNKGRAPELLTLLDKALDSGADISLDTYPYTPGCTTLVAMLPSWASEGGPEAILARLHDDAEAARIRHVMEVEGADGCHGVPMEWDTIEISGVSNPALTEYVGKTVAASAAERGEEPWVTARRLLVEDRLGSTILQHVGHEENVRQIMRHRVHTGGSDGILQGAKPHPRAYGTFPQYLGRYVRELGILSLEECVAHLTGRAAARLRLPDRGLVRAGYRADLVLFDPETVAAGSTFEEPRTLPAGIPHVLIDGRFVIEDGTRTDVLAGRSVRRTPGARG
- a CDS encoding RidA family protein, which encodes MTEKTALTPATHTTPPAKFSHGVKKGNILQVAGQVGFLPAEEGKAPTPAGPTLREQTLQTFANVKAILEEGGATWDDVMMMRVYLTDVDHFAEMNEIYNAYFEEQGLKEAPAARTTVYVGLPKGLLIEIDALAVLS
- a CDS encoding trypsin-like peptidase domain-containing protein; the encoded protein is MHRPLSGALAGAVLGAAALVGAGAGPAVADAHLPGTGSQQAGDRQAVAQAEVQLTQHKVKQPRAVSFAGTVALSNCSGSVVRLPVSQDTDKALVMSNGHCLESGMPGAGEVVVDKPSSRSFTLLSASGGNKGTVRASKIAYATMTDTDVSLYELTSTYADIKRKYGINALELATTRPAQGAAISVVSGYWKKIYSCNVDGFAPTLKEGEWTWKDSVRYTSGCDIIGGTSGSPVVDNATGKVAAVNNTLNEDGGRCTLNNPCEVDANGQVTVHQGIGYAQQTYGIPKCFGTGNKLDLGREGCTLPEPAGE